The Haloplanus salinarum genome includes a region encoding these proteins:
- the secF gene encoding protein translocase subunit SecF produces the protein MVAFEVPEIDYTRYTNRQLAAVPLAVLAVALLIVGGWYVATGAPVDPGLDFTGGAELRVTVDAPDGQAREQIQQTFDPTPATIRQVGSSDTYILTFQTEDVGISALEEQARAAGFEVESSYSVSASFGSRTQGLALGGVAFAFLGMSALVFLMFRTFVPSIAVVVSAFSDIVIPVALMNLLGIELTLGTVAALLMIIGYSVDSDILLNNHILRRSGDFYESTHRAMRTGVTMTLTSLSAMIVMTVVATLFGIQLLAAIGTVLVLGLATDLMNTYMLNLSLLRWYKFEGVAN, from the coding sequence ATGGTAGCGTTCGAAGTACCGGAAATCGACTACACCCGGTACACGAATCGCCAGCTTGCGGCCGTGCCGCTCGCCGTCCTCGCCGTCGCGCTCCTGATCGTCGGCGGCTGGTACGTCGCGACCGGCGCGCCGGTCGACCCCGGACTCGACTTCACCGGTGGCGCCGAGCTTCGAGTCACCGTCGATGCGCCGGACGGTCAGGCACGCGAACAGATCCAGCAGACGTTCGATCCGACCCCGGCGACGATCCGGCAGGTGGGCAGCTCGGATACGTACATCCTGACGTTCCAGACCGAGGACGTCGGCATCTCGGCGCTCGAGGAGCAAGCCAGGGCCGCCGGGTTCGAGGTGGAGTCGAGTTACTCCGTCTCCGCGAGCTTCGGGTCGCGCACCCAGGGGCTCGCTCTCGGGGGCGTCGCCTTCGCCTTCCTCGGGATGAGCGCCCTCGTCTTTCTGATGTTCCGAACGTTCGTCCCCTCCATCGCCGTCGTGGTCTCCGCGTTCTCGGACATCGTCATCCCCGTGGCGCTGATGAACCTCCTCGGGATCGAACTCACGCTCGGGACCGTCGCCGCCCTCCTGATGATCATCGGGTACAGCGTCGACTCCGACATCCTGCTCAACAACCACATCCTCAGACGCTCGGGCGACTTCTACGAGTCGACCCACCGCGCGATGCGGACCGGCGTGACCATGACGCTCACCTCGCTGTCGGCGATGATCGTCATGACCGTCGTGGCGACGCTGTTCGGCATCCAACTGCTCGCGGCCATCGGGACGGTGCTCGTGCTCGGCCTCGCCACCGACCTCATGAACACCTACATGCTCAACCTCAGTCTCCTGCGCTGGTACAAGTTCGAGGGGGTGGCGAACTGA
- a CDS encoding ArsR/SmtB family transcription factor — protein MTEDTESLRPDDAFTLLADRTRIKIIRALGDASTPGVPETLPFSELRRRADISGSGRFNYHLKQLLGQFVEETADGYRLSYPGVRVYQAMKAGTFTERVRIDPFELDAACHVCGATQVADYRDSMFRIRCRDDDCGAVFYKYFCPPSSLTEREREGVLRAVNERIQREIASMANGVCPWCCGRMASRVLPPDAEMPQRENPAIEHRVLHTCDTCDGALYTRLGGLVVTHPAVVSFFYDHAIDVTRRHVWSLPFAASDERTTVTGTDPWRATVRVGCAGDTLRLRIDEAPSVVEATRVD, from the coding sequence GTGACGGAGGACACCGAGAGTCTGCGCCCGGACGACGCGTTCACGTTGCTGGCCGACCGGACGCGGATCAAGATCATCAGAGCGCTCGGCGACGCCTCGACCCCCGGCGTGCCGGAGACGCTGCCGTTCTCGGAGCTGCGACGCCGGGCCGACATCTCCGGGAGCGGCCGGTTCAACTACCACCTGAAGCAGCTCCTCGGCCAGTTCGTCGAGGAGACGGCGGACGGCTACCGGCTCAGCTATCCCGGCGTACGGGTGTATCAGGCGATGAAGGCCGGCACCTTCACCGAGCGGGTGCGGATCGACCCCTTCGAACTCGACGCGGCCTGTCACGTCTGTGGCGCGACGCAGGTGGCCGACTACCGGGACAGCATGTTCCGGATCCGGTGTCGCGACGACGACTGTGGGGCGGTGTTCTACAAGTACTTCTGTCCGCCGAGTAGCCTGACCGAACGGGAACGCGAGGGCGTCCTCCGGGCGGTCAACGAGCGCATCCAGCGCGAAATCGCATCGATGGCGAACGGGGTCTGTCCCTGGTGTTGCGGGCGCATGGCGTCTCGCGTCCTGCCCCCGGACGCGGAGATGCCCCAGCGGGAGAACCCGGCCATCGAGCATCGGGTCCTCCACACCTGCGACACCTGTGACGGCGCCCTCTATACGCGGCTCGGAGGGTTGGTGGTCACCCACCCCGCCGTCGTCTCCTTCTTCTACGATCACGCTATCGACGTGACGCGACGCCACGTCTGGTCGCTCCCCTTCGCGGCCTCCGACGAGCGGACGACGGTCACGGGGACCGATCCGTGGCGCGCGACGGTGCGGGTGGGGTGTGCGGGCGATACGCTCCGTCTCCGCATCGACGAGGCGCCCTCCGTCGTCGAGGCGACGCGCGTTGACTAG
- a CDS encoding DUF5812 family protein: MTDEKTGTFLVTAADEGSAVLTDVDDGQVHTLATNPDVTVGEAIEGRLAPEPPLDVAWRLAAVDDRWTISVEESSEAPTTLAREVAAEQAVGELTRRERAGTGELHVLTVPEAETAAAVADVLDDEEGVRSRAARLGVARVVVRSEPGVVSVRYLP; this comes from the coding sequence ATGACCGACGAGAAGACGGGCACGTTCCTCGTGACGGCCGCCGACGAGGGGAGCGCGGTCCTCACCGACGTCGACGACGGCCAGGTGCACACGCTCGCGACGAACCCCGACGTGACGGTCGGGGAGGCGATCGAGGGTCGCCTCGCGCCGGAGCCACCCCTCGACGTCGCGTGGCGCCTCGCGGCCGTCGACGACCGGTGGACGATCAGCGTCGAGGAGAGTTCGGAGGCGCCGACGACCCTCGCCCGCGAGGTCGCAGCCGAGCAGGCGGTCGGCGAACTCACCCGGCGCGAGCGCGCGGGGACCGGCGAACTCCACGTCCTCACGGTGCCGGAGGCGGAGACGGCCGCCGCCGTCGCCGACGTGCTGGACGACGAGGAGGGCGTCCGGTCGCGGGCGGCCCGCCTCGGCGTCGCGCGCGTGGTCGTCCGTTCGGAACCCGGCGTGGTGAGCGTCCGCTACCTGCCGTAG
- a CDS encoding DUF5817 domain-containing protein produces the protein MYAVVGCSECRALWLLADPRSAETATCPRCRRRHRTADLKRLYTAEDRDAAREARASLLAERADAADAFEATPAAGEDPGSVVDDREYLDAAGVDPEAVEAAGERAGAGDTGSRSRPEIVREAVRTLDTPDEGDVVAYAADRGVPADAASDLLDRLVRRGEASESGGTYRLL, from the coding sequence ATGTACGCGGTGGTCGGTTGCTCGGAGTGTCGCGCCCTGTGGCTGCTCGCTGACCCCCGATCCGCCGAGACGGCGACCTGTCCCCGCTGTCGGCGGCGCCACCGGACCGCGGATCTGAAGCGCCTGTACACCGCCGAGGACCGGGACGCGGCCCGCGAGGCCCGGGCGTCGCTCCTCGCCGAGCGTGCGGACGCGGCCGACGCCTTCGAGGCGACGCCCGCCGCGGGCGAGGACCCGGGGAGCGTCGTCGACGACCGGGAGTACCTGGACGCCGCGGGGGTCGACCCCGAGGCCGTCGAGGCGGCGGGCGAGCGGGCCGGCGCTGGCGACACCGGAAGTCGGAGTCGCCCGGAAATCGTCCGCGAGGCCGTCCGCACCCTCGATACCCCCGACGAGGGCGACGTGGTGGCGTACGCGGCCGACCGCGGCGTGCCCGCCGACGCTGCGTCCGATCTGCTGGACCGGCTGGTACGCCGGGGCGAGGCCAGCGAGTCGGGCGGCACCTACCGGCTGTTGTAG
- a CDS encoding preprotein translocase subunit SecD: protein MGTIRDNWRIILLVLVLVASVFALFSPTVGGDDAAAPGTASTGVTNLQYGLQLSGGTRIRAPLVGVTAEGVEFGDTEPPQVERDVASELENATVADVIVREESRTSGTVEVTADGVTPAQLGTALDGAGYSYETTRDGVTEDTRTQTVDVLSNKINEAGLSGGTVQQITTPTGENFVLVEVPDENRQEVVDLVNDRGSVRVDAYHATDDGSYEQTTVLERDDFQSIGTAEQGGEGQQPRVPVVVREDVAPTFQERMIQTGVAQPGGSQCRYGASPNSTDPCLLLIVDGEVVNSFGMSPGLASGMQSGDWAQDPRFVLQTRNFSGAQGVAINLRAGALPAALDIGPDGEGTSSFIAPSQGQQFRTDSLLTGIIAVFAVAGVVFLRYGEVEVALPMIVTALSEVVILLGFAAGIGYPLDLSVIAGFIAVIGTGVDDLIIIADEVMAEGDVNSRRVFQSRFRKAFWVIGAAAATTIIAMSPLAVLSLGDLQGFAIFTILGVIVGVLLTRPAYGDILRTLLTR from the coding sequence ATGGGGACGATCCGTGACAACTGGCGGATCATCCTGCTGGTGCTCGTGCTCGTCGCGAGCGTCTTCGCCCTCTTCTCGCCGACCGTCGGCGGCGACGACGCCGCCGCCCCGGGAACCGCCAGCACCGGCGTCACCAACCTCCAGTACGGCCTCCAGCTGTCGGGCGGGACCCGGATCCGCGCACCGCTGGTCGGCGTCACCGCCGAGGGGGTCGAGTTCGGCGACACGGAGCCGCCACAGGTCGAACGCGACGTCGCGTCCGAACTGGAGAACGCTACCGTCGCCGACGTCATCGTCCGGGAGGAATCCCGGACGAGCGGCACCGTCGAGGTGACCGCCGACGGCGTCACGCCGGCCCAACTCGGGACCGCCCTCGACGGCGCGGGCTACTCCTACGAGACGACCCGCGACGGCGTCACCGAGGACACCCGCACCCAGACGGTCGACGTCCTCTCGAACAAGATCAACGAGGCGGGGCTCTCCGGCGGGACGGTCCAGCAGATCACCACGCCCACCGGCGAGAACTTCGTCCTCGTCGAGGTGCCCGACGAGAACCGCCAGGAGGTCGTCGATCTGGTGAACGACCGCGGGAGCGTCCGCGTCGACGCCTACCACGCCACCGACGACGGCTCCTACGAGCAGACGACGGTGCTCGAACGCGACGACTTCCAGAGCATCGGGACCGCCGAACAGGGCGGCGAGGGCCAGCAACCGCGCGTTCCGGTCGTCGTGCGCGAGGACGTGGCGCCGACGTTCCAGGAGCGGATGATCCAGACCGGCGTCGCCCAGCCCGGCGGCTCCCAGTGTCGCTACGGGGCGTCCCCCAACAGCACCGATCCGTGCCTGCTCCTGATCGTCGACGGAGAGGTCGTCAACTCCTTCGGCATGAGTCCGGGGCTGGCGAGCGGGATGCAGTCCGGTGACTGGGCCCAGGACCCCCGCTTCGTCCTCCAGACCCGGAACTTCAGCGGCGCCCAGGGCGTCGCGATCAACCTGCGTGCCGGCGCCCTGCCCGCCGCGCTCGACATCGGGCCGGACGGCGAGGGGACCTCCTCGTTCATCGCTCCGAGTCAGGGCCAGCAGTTCCGCACCGACTCCCTGCTGACGGGGATCATCGCCGTCTTCGCCGTCGCGGGCGTCGTCTTCCTGCGCTACGGCGAGGTGGAGGTCGCCCTGCCGATGATCGTCACCGCACTCTCGGAGGTGGTGATCCTGCTCGGCTTCGCGGCCGGCATCGGCTACCCGCTCGACCTCTCGGTGATCGCCGGGTTCATCGCCGTCATCGGGACGGGGGTGGACGACCTCATCATCATCGCCGACGAGGTGATGGCGGAGGGCGACGTGAACAGTCGCCGCGTCTTCCAGTCGCGCTTCCGCAAGGCCTTCTGGGTCATCGGCGCCGCCGCCGCGACGACCATCATCGCCATGAGCCCGCTCGCCGTCCTCTCGCTCGGCGACCTCCAGGGCTTCGCCATCTTCACCATCCTCGGTGTCATCGTGGGCGTCCTGCTCACGCGGCCCGCCTACGGCGACATCCTGCGGACGCTGCTGACGCGGTAG
- the msrA gene encoding peptide-methionine (S)-S-oxide reductase MsrA, translated as MTDDHEVATLAGGCFWCLEAPFQELAGVHGVTSGYCGGDVPDPSYEAVCSGSTGHAEAIQVEYDPAVVSYEALLEVFFALHDPTTKDRQGPDVGSQYRSAVFYHDEAQRETVEATIERLADAYDDPIVTEVEPVETFYPAAEYHQDYYANNPERAYCQVQIRPKMQKVRETFADRVAGAEE; from the coding sequence ATGACCGACGACCACGAGGTCGCGACGCTCGCGGGTGGCTGTTTCTGGTGTCTGGAAGCGCCGTTTCAGGAACTCGCCGGGGTCCACGGCGTCACCTCCGGCTACTGCGGCGGCGACGTCCCCGACCCCTCCTACGAGGCGGTCTGTTCGGGGTCGACCGGCCACGCCGAGGCGATCCAGGTCGAGTACGATCCCGCGGTGGTGAGCTACGAGGCGTTACTGGAGGTCTTTTTCGCCCTCCACGACCCGACGACGAAGGACCGACAGGGACCCGACGTCGGCTCGCAGTACCGCTCGGCCGTCTTCTACCACGACGAGGCACAGCGGGAGACCGTCGAGGCGACCATCGAGCGCCTGGCCGACGCGTACGACGACCCTATCGTCACCGAGGTCGAACCCGTAGAGACGTTCTACCCGGCCGCGGAGTACCACCAGGACTACTACGCGAACAACCCCGAACGGGCGTACTGTCAGGTGCAGATACGGCCGAAGATGCAGAAGGTCCGCGAGACGTTCGCCGACCGCGTGGCCGGGGCCGAGGAGTGA
- a CDS encoding thiamine-binding protein, with the protein MTVVALLSVAPVTEGSMAADVADAVAALDDFDVDYETNPMGTVIEADSVAELFDACEAAHRAVESDRVSTVLKIDDKRASDASAAAKVEAVEAALGRPARGDADQ; encoded by the coding sequence ATGACCGTCGTCGCACTCCTGAGCGTCGCACCGGTGACGGAGGGGAGCATGGCCGCTGACGTCGCCGACGCGGTGGCCGCACTGGACGACTTCGACGTGGACTACGAGACGAACCCGATGGGGACGGTGATCGAAGCGGACTCCGTCGCGGAACTGTTCGACGCCTGCGAGGCCGCCCACCGCGCGGTCGAGAGCGACCGGGTGAGTACGGTCCTGAAGATCGACGACAAGCGGGCGAGCGACGCGTCGGCCGCGGCGAAAGTCGAGGCCGTCGAGGCGGCGCTGGGGCGGCCGGCCCGGGGGGACGCCGATCAGTGA
- a CDS encoding mechanosensitive ion channel family protein, with product MSVASVFSETYFGSSLPQYLLFFTVVGLGAVVGRALSYLYRRRLKKRAAATRTKIDDLLLRSVGRPVVLLGVIGGVALGREVLTPVEPLRSVLNASIRIPVVVAIAWIAVRLTDGFIGTYVEAYTDRTESKLDDELVPIAGRITNIAIVTTAGIVVLDSVGYDVTAVIASLGIGGVAVAFASRKTMADVFGGAHILATKPFVVGDTVDIDGTAGTVEEVGLRTTRLRDFDGRVVTLPNAAIAGAEITNLTSEPTRRIKTFVGLPYTTTPAEMAAALDLAAETAAAVDGVDAERTGAWFWDYGDAALRIRLEYHIEALDRWKAVRDRVNRDIQAAFADAGVELTAPVGRVRIGEES from the coding sequence ATGTCAGTCGCGTCGGTGTTCTCCGAGACCTACTTCGGGAGCTCCCTCCCGCAGTATCTCCTCTTTTTCACCGTCGTCGGCCTCGGCGCCGTGGTCGGGCGGGCGCTGAGTTACCTGTACCGGCGCCGGCTGAAAAAGCGGGCCGCGGCGACCCGGACGAAGATCGACGACCTCCTCCTCCGCTCGGTGGGCCGGCCGGTGGTGTTGCTCGGGGTGATCGGCGGCGTCGCCCTCGGCCGGGAGGTACTCACGCCCGTCGAGCCCCTGCGATCGGTCCTGAACGCCTCCATCCGGATTCCGGTCGTCGTCGCCATCGCCTGGATCGCCGTCCGCCTGACCGACGGCTTCATCGGGACCTACGTGGAGGCGTACACGGACCGGACCGAGTCGAAACTCGACGACGAACTCGTCCCCATCGCCGGCCGGATCACCAACATCGCCATCGTCACCACCGCCGGCATCGTCGTCCTCGACTCCGTGGGCTACGACGTGACCGCGGTCATCGCCTCGCTGGGCATCGGGGGCGTGGCCGTCGCCTTCGCCTCCCGCAAGACCATGGCCGACGTCTTCGGCGGCGCACACATCCTCGCGACGAAGCCCTTCGTCGTCGGCGACACGGTCGACATCGACGGCACGGCGGGGACGGTCGAGGAGGTCGGCCTCCGGACGACCCGGCTGCGCGATTTCGACGGCCGGGTCGTGACCCTCCCGAACGCCGCCATCGCCGGCGCCGAGATTACGAACCTCACCTCGGAGCCGACCAGACGGATCAAGACGTTCGTCGGCCTCCCCTACACGACGACGCCGGCGGAGATGGCGGCGGCGCTCGACCTGGCCGCGGAGACGGCCGCGGCCGTCGACGGCGTCGACGCGGAGCGGACCGGCGCGTGGTTCTGGGACTACGGCGACGCCGCACTACGGATCAGGCTCGAATACCACATCGAGGCGCTCGACCGGTGGAAGGCGGTGCGGGACCGCGTGAACCGCGACATCCAGGCGGCCTTCGCCGACGCCGGTGTCGAGTTGACGGCGCCGGTCGGACGGGTCCGCATCGGCGAGGAGTCCTGA
- a CDS encoding helix-turn-helix transcriptional regulator — MSDTALEYLLGSETRPATLTALRDAGRLSARRLKEHVSASRRTLKRTLRTMDSRGWVEPVDGGYELTALGAAALATYERCRKRERIARRVRPVLEHAPAAAFDLDVGALADATVIRPDEDPTAPVDRLLELRAGASTLREAAPFLLRDTVEQLADRVTAESPPPEVTLVLEDAEPSPEAYSGAYCDRFRELVDAPTVDVHVADEVPVAVGVADGHAFVGVADRDGVRGLLLESDDDAVVDWAERSIDRYLD; from the coding sequence ATGTCGGATACGGCCCTCGAATACCTTCTCGGATCCGAGACGCGACCGGCGACGCTGACCGCGCTCCGCGACGCCGGCCGTCTCTCCGCGCGGCGCCTCAAGGAACACGTGTCGGCGTCCCGGCGGACCCTGAAGCGGACGCTGCGGACGATGGATTCCCGCGGGTGGGTCGAGCCGGTCGACGGGGGGTACGAACTCACCGCCCTGGGGGCGGCGGCGCTCGCGACGTACGAGCGGTGCCGAAAGCGAGAGCGGATCGCCCGCCGCGTCCGGCCGGTCCTCGAACACGCGCCCGCCGCGGCGTTCGACCTGGACGTCGGGGCGCTGGCCGACGCCACCGTGATCCGGCCCGACGAGGACCCTACCGCCCCCGTGGACCGGCTCCTCGAACTCCGCGCCGGGGCGAGCACCCTCCGGGAGGCCGCGCCCTTCCTCCTCCGCGACACGGTCGAGCAACTGGCCGACCGGGTGACGGCCGAGTCGCCGCCACCCGAGGTGACGCTCGTCCTCGAGGACGCCGAGCCGTCGCCCGAAGCGTACTCCGGGGCGTACTGCGATCGGTTCCGGGAACTGGTCGACGCCCCCACCGTCGACGTCCACGTCGCCGACGAGGTGCCCGTCGCGGTCGGCGTCGCCGACGGCCACGCCTTCGTCGGCGTGGCCGACCGCGACGGCGTGCGGGGGCTCCTGCTGGAGAGCGACGACGACGCCGTCGTCGACTGGGCCGAGCGGTCGATCGACCGATATCTCGACTGA
- a CDS encoding Na+/H+ antiporter NhaC family protein, whose amino-acid sequence MTTRQVLVSLFAGVWIGALIVAGWNPIAATALTMDWLVEVVRSPFDTKFILLIMFMGAGAAFIYRSGGILALERWIGDRVDSARDSQILTWLIGVFIFFDSYTSTVVTGNATRELSQENQSSREMHAYVLDSTTSPVTTFGPVSNWIGFQVSMVIVGFEAVDVTLSELGVSAFGLFLQSIPWNIYCFMAFFMVGFISLTQRFFGPMLDAEWRARSTGKTIRDDATALSNVSQDVGEPSERNPSLVNFFVPILVLLVVGLVSMWWLGGGYQPDVDVATAFQETDVALGLLYGAFAFMLAGFAGALGLRTMDLEAASETIISGFKTMNIAIAIIVLAWAIGLAAENVGTAQFIVDTMVGSGVPGSFLPLIIFVAAMFIAFTTGTSWGTMGILTPIAIPLGYELVGPSILPVLLGVLFGGAIWGDHSSPISDTTVMSSIFAGSDHIDHVNTQIPLAATAAGVTVVVLLLYGFGLRTPFIALPLAFVLTVIAVLALNKFDARRKGLPEVMPPAEAIDADEPARDADVDDGSYAYLSLVPVVSVVVVLSYLVLVFAFATLGG is encoded by the coding sequence ATGACGACCCGGCAGGTGCTGGTGTCGCTGTTCGCGGGCGTGTGGATCGGGGCGCTGATCGTGGCCGGCTGGAACCCCATCGCGGCCACCGCGCTCACCATGGACTGGCTCGTGGAGGTGGTCCGCTCGCCGTTCGACACGAAGTTCATCCTCCTCATCATGTTCATGGGAGCCGGGGCCGCCTTCATCTATCGCTCCGGGGGGATTCTGGCGCTGGAGCGGTGGATCGGGGACCGGGTCGACAGCGCCCGCGACTCCCAGATCCTCACCTGGCTCATCGGCGTGTTCATCTTCTTCGACTCGTACACCAGCACCGTCGTCACCGGGAACGCGACCCGGGAACTCTCCCAAGAGAACCAGTCCTCGCGGGAGATGCACGCGTACGTCCTCGACTCGACGACGTCGCCGGTGACGACGTTCGGTCCCGTCTCGAACTGGATCGGGTTTCAGGTGTCGATGGTCATCGTCGGGTTCGAGGCGGTCGACGTGACGCTCTCGGAACTCGGGGTCAGCGCCTTCGGCCTGTTCCTCCAGAGCATTCCCTGGAACATCTACTGTTTCATGGCCTTCTTCATGGTCGGGTTCATCTCGCTCACCCAGCGGTTCTTCGGGCCGATGCTCGACGCCGAGTGGCGTGCCCGGTCGACGGGAAAGACGATCCGTGACGACGCGACCGCCCTCTCGAACGTCTCCCAGGACGTCGGCGAACCGAGCGAGCGGAACCCCTCGCTCGTGAACTTCTTCGTTCCGATCCTGGTGTTGCTGGTCGTCGGGCTGGTCTCGATGTGGTGGCTCGGCGGCGGCTACCAGCCCGACGTCGACGTCGCCACCGCGTTCCAGGAGACCGACGTGGCGCTCGGACTGCTGTACGGCGCCTTCGCGTTCATGCTGGCGGGCTTCGCCGGCGCGCTCGGCCTCCGGACGATGGATCTCGAAGCCGCGAGCGAGACGATCATCTCCGGCTTCAAGACGATGAACATCGCCATCGCGATCATCGTCCTCGCGTGGGCCATCGGCCTCGCCGCCGAGAACGTGGGTACCGCCCAGTTCATCGTCGACACGATGGTGGGTAGCGGCGTTCCCGGGAGCTTCCTCCCGCTGATCATCTTCGTCGCCGCCATGTTCATCGCGTTCACGACGGGCACGTCGTGGGGAACGATGGGTATCCTGACCCCAATCGCGATCCCGCTCGGCTACGAACTCGTCGGGCCGTCGATCCTCCCGGTGTTGCTCGGCGTGCTGTTCGGCGGCGCTATCTGGGGCGATCACAGCTCGCCCATCAGCGACACCACGGTCATGTCGTCCATCTTCGCCGGTTCGGACCACATCGACCACGTCAACACGCAGATCCCGCTCGCCGCGACGGCCGCTGGGGTCACCGTGGTCGTCCTGTTGCTCTACGGTTTCGGGCTCCGGACCCCTTTCATCGCGCTCCCGCTCGCGTTCGTCCTGACGGTCATCGCCGTGCTCGCGCTCAACAAGTTCGACGCGAGGCGCAAGGGACTCCCCGAGGTGATGCCCCCCGCCGAGGCCATCGACGCGGACGAACCCGCCCGCGACGCCGACGTCGACGACGGGAGCTACGCGTACCTCTCGCTGGTTCCGGTGGTCTCGGTCGTCGTCGTCCTGTCGTATCTCGTGCTCGTGTTCGCGTTCGCCACGCTCGGCGGCTGA
- the rnhB gene encoding ribonuclease HII, which translates to MIGADEAGKGPVLGPMVAAAVRAPGDALPDGVDDSKRLPPDRRHELADRLRSDGAVDVGVAVVTPARIDDPGTDMNGLTVAAQADAIASVAADDDRVVVDAGDVDADRFGRRVREAVDAAVEMRAEHRADERNAHVAAASVVAKVERDARVEALTEAYGDVGSGYPSDERTRTFLAEYVEEHGHLPACARASWATCDDVLAAAEQSSLADF; encoded by the coding sequence ATGATCGGCGCCGACGAGGCGGGGAAGGGACCGGTGTTGGGTCCGATGGTCGCGGCCGCGGTCCGGGCGCCGGGGGACGCGCTCCCCGACGGCGTCGACGACTCGAAGCGGCTGCCTCCGGACCGCCGCCACGAGTTGGCCGACCGCCTCCGGAGCGACGGCGCCGTCGACGTGGGCGTGGCGGTCGTGACGCCGGCCCGGATCGACGACCCCGGGACGGACATGAACGGCCTGACCGTCGCGGCTCAGGCGGACGCCATCGCGTCGGTCGCGGCCGACGACGACCGCGTCGTCGTGGACGCCGGTGACGTGGACGCCGACCGGTTCGGTCGGCGGGTCCGCGAGGCCGTCGACGCCGCCGTGGAGATGCGGGCGGAACACCGCGCGGACGAACGCAACGCTCACGTCGCGGCCGCGAGCGTCGTGGCCAAGGTGGAGCGGGACGCCCGGGTCGAGGCGCTGACCGAGGCGTACGGCGACGTCGGGAGCGGCTACCCGAGCGACGAGCGGACTCGGACCTTCCTCGCCGAGTACGTCGAGGAACACGGGCACCTGCCGGCGTGTGCCCGGGCGTCGTGGGCGACCTGTGACGACGTGCTCGCGGCGGCCGAGCAGTCGTCGCTGGCCGACTTCTGA
- the mch gene encoding methenyltetrahydromethanopterin cyclohydrolase: MESLNRMAVELVDEAIDFAGELNVDVIELDSGATVLDFGVEAAGGLEAGLLLAEIQTAGLATIQTRMDGVAGTPFPHVEVTTDKPALALLCSQKAGWELVTEAFDGLGSGPARALVGEEAEFEVVGYYDEFDLTVLTVEAATLPGDDVAEQVAERTGVSPSSVFLPAYPTGSMVGSVSAAARAPELALFRLFELGYDPVDVVSAAGSAPVAPVSHDEGVAMGRTNDALAYGGQVYLQVREDFDRFDEVPSTAAAEYDTPFEQVFEDAGWDFYEVPESVFAPAQVTVDVVDGPTYALGGTNHDLLAESFGL; the protein is encoded by the coding sequence ATGGAGAGTCTCAATCGGATGGCCGTCGAACTCGTCGACGAAGCTATCGACTTCGCCGGCGAGCTCAACGTCGACGTGATCGAACTCGACTCGGGGGCGACCGTCCTCGATTTCGGCGTGGAGGCCGCGGGCGGCCTCGAGGCCGGGCTGTTGCTCGCGGAGATTCAGACCGCGGGGCTGGCGACCATCCAGACCCGCATGGACGGGGTGGCGGGGACGCCGTTCCCACACGTCGAGGTGACGACCGACAAGCCGGCGCTCGCCCTGCTCTGTTCGCAGAAGGCGGGGTGGGAGCTCGTCACCGAGGCGTTCGACGGGCTCGGCTCGGGGCCGGCCCGGGCGCTCGTCGGCGAGGAGGCCGAGTTCGAGGTCGTTGGCTACTACGACGAGTTCGACCTCACGGTCCTGACCGTCGAGGCGGCGACGCTGCCGGGCGACGACGTGGCCGAACAGGTGGCCGAGCGCACCGGCGTCTCGCCGAGCAGCGTCTTCCTGCCCGCCTACCCGACGGGGTCGATGGTCGGGAGCGTCAGCGCCGCGGCCCGTGCCCCCGAACTCGCGCTCTTTCGCCTGTTCGAACTCGGCTACGACCCGGTCGACGTGGTGTCGGCGGCCGGCAGCGCGCCGGTCGCCCCCGTCAGCCACGACGAGGGCGTCGCGATGGGACGGACGAACGACGCGCTGGCCTACGGCGGGCAGGTGTACCTGCAGGTGCGCGAGGACTTCGACCGGTTCGACGAGGTGCCCTCGACGGCCGCCGCGGAGTACGACACCCCCTTCGAACAGGTGTTCGAGGACGCCGGCTGGGACTTCTACGAGGTGCCCGAATCCGTCTTCGCCCCCGCGCAGGTGACCGTCGACGTCGTCGACGGCCCCACCTACGCGCTGGGCGGGACGAACCACGACCTACTGGCCGAGTCGTTCGGACTGTGA